CCTTCGACCGCGCGGTCGATGCGACCAAGCGCCGCGCCGACGGCACCCTGCTGATGGGCGAACCCTTCATCTCGGTCATCGTCGACAAGAAGGATCCGCTCGCGGCGCAGGGGTCCGAAGTCGTCAGCAGCGCCGAAGAGGCGATCGCCGCGGTGCGCCGCGTCAAGGACGCCGGCCTGTGGGGTGTTAAATTCTACACCTCGATGAACCCGGCGTGGATCGCCCCCGCTGCCGCCGAAGCGCACAAGCTTGGCCTTCACGTCCACGGCCATGTCCCCGCGGGCATGAAGCCGAGCGAGGCGGTCGCGGCCGGCTATGACGAACTCACCCACCTCAATTTCGTCGTCATGGAATCGATGCCGCGCGAAGTGATCGACAAGGCGAACACGCGGATGCGGATGGAAGGACCAGCGCGCTTCTTCAAGGACGTCGACCTCGACGCGCCGTTGATGAAGGGCTTCGTCGCCGACCTCGCCAAGACAAAAACCATCGTCGATCCGACGATCGTGATCTTCGAAGGCATGCTGACGCAGGACGGCGGCAAGCCCCAGCCCGCCTATGCCCCCTATATGGGCATCATCTCGCCCGTCATCGAACGCTCGGCCTTTACCAGCGCTGGCTATCCGCTCGTCGAGGGGCTGACGCGCGACGATTACCGCAAAAGCTATGCGAAGATGGTCGATCTCGTTGGCCGACTGCACAAGGCGGGCGTGCCGATCGTCGCGGGCACCGACGGCTGGGGCATCGAACTGATCCGCGAGCTCGAAATCTATCGCCAAGCGGGTTTCACCCCTGCCGAGGCGATCCAGAGCGCGACGATCGTCCCCGCGCGCATCGTTGGCGCCGACAAGCGCACCGGATCGATCGCAGTCGGCAAGGAAGCCGACATGGTCCTCGTCGACGGCGACCCCTCGACCGACCTTGGCGCACTACGCCGCGTCGTGACGGTGGTCAGCGACGGCTATGTCATGGACGCCGACGCGCTGCGCAAGGCGGCGGGGTATAGCGGGCGGCCGAAATAAGCCCGTCAGCCGCCGAAATCGGCAACATCGGCGGGGCGCATCGCAACGAAGCGCGCGGGATCCATTCCGCGCGCCGCGAGCGCCGCCGTCAGCCGGTTCGCGGGATCGTCGCGCGCCTCATCGGTCAGTTTGAAGGTGCCCCAATGCATTCCGACGGCCGCCCTGGCGCCGACGTCCTCGAATATCCGGACGGCTTCCCCGGGATCGCAATGCTGCGCCGCCATGAACCAGCGCGGATCATAAGCGCCGATCGGCAGGATCGCGAGATCGATCGCGCCGAAACGCTGCCCGATCGCGCGGAAGATATTTCCGGTGCCATAGCCCGTGTCGCCCGCAAAATAGATGAGCCTTCCGTCCACCTCGACCACGAAACCGCCCCACAGCGCCATGCGACGATCGCGCGGCCCCCGCGACGACCAGTGCAGCGCGGGCACGATATGCGCTTTTGCGCCGGGCGCGATTTCTATCGCGTCGCCCCAGTCGCCGGTTTCGACGCGCGCGGTCGATATGCTGCCGTGGATGATCGCATCGTTACCCAGCGGCGTAACGACCAGCGGATTGTGCCGGGCGTGCAACGTGCGCAGCGATGCCAAGTCCAGATGGTCATAATGATTGTGCGACAGCAGGATGACGTCGATCTGCGGCAAGTCGTCCAGCCGGACGCCGGGCATGGTGACCCGCCGTGGCCCTGCGAAGGACAGGGGACTGGCGCGATCGGACCATACCGGGTCGGTCAGGATATTGAGCCCGCCTGCCTGAATCAGAAGCGTCGCATGACCGACCATTGTCACGCGCAATCCATCCACCCGCGCGTCCGGGATGACCGGCACGACGTCGACCGATGACGGCCAGCGATTGTCGGGTGCCGAGCGGCGCCAACGCAGGAGGTCTCCGAAAGACCGGTCGGTTTCGGGCTCCCCCGCCGGATTGAGAAACCGCGTGCCGTCGAAATGGTCCGATGACGGGCCCTGATAATATCGATTGCGCGTCATGGTCGAAGGCCTGGTCCATTGAAGCTCGGATCAAGCCGATGTGGCCCCTCGCCGCCGCTCCGCAAGAGACATCCGCAAAGCAAAAAGAAGGCGCTGCAGGCGATCGGCAAGGCGCCTACCCTTTCGTCAGCGCCGCGCCTTCCAGGCCCGCACCGCCGCCAGCGTCTTTTCGATATGTGCCTGCGGTTTGCTGTCGGTGTAGCTCAGCAGGATCGTCCCGTTCGGCGCGACGACATAGGATGTCCGGTTCGATAGCGGCTTGCCGTCGGAGCCCTGCATTGTCGCGTCATATTGCGCGGCGACCTTCGCGCCCGGATCGGCGGCGACGGCAAATTTATCGCGACATTCGGAGCGAGAAAATTCGGCGACGCGGTGGATATTCCCCGCCGTCACGCCAACAACGCGCGCACCCAACTGGTTGAACTGGCCATTGGCTTCGGCGAACAGATGCGCTTCCATCGTACAGCCGGGCGTAAAGGCGGCCGGAAAGAAATAGAGCACGACCGGCCCGTTCCGCAGCGTCTGCTTCAGCGACAGGCTGAACTCCTTGCCCGCCTGCGCCGCAGTCAGCGTAAAATCGGGGGCCTTCGTGCCCTGATTGAGCGCGGCGATGCCCTGCACAGACAACACCGAAAGCGGCAGGCCGAGGCCAACCGCCAAAGCGAATTTGGTCAGCATTTTCATAAGCGGCCTCCCCAAAGGGCAGAGAAACCCTCCGCCGAGATATCCACTTTATCGCCATATTCGGCCGCTGCAAACGGCATCTCGCGTCGCACGCTCCGACGGAACGCGCGACGCGAACGCCCAGACCCCGGTCAGCAGCGGCGACCGCCGCGATCAACCTCGCGTCCGATCAGCGCACCAGCAGCGCCACCGATGATCGTGCCGGGCAGGCGATCACCATAGCGATCGACCTCACGGCCGAGCAGCGCGCCCGCCGCGCCGCCGACGATCAAGCCGGTCGTTCCGCTGCCGCGCCGGCAATAATGGCGGCGGTCGCCACGATAATGGTTCCGACGGTAGTCGCGGCGATAATCACGGCGGTAATCGCGCCGATAGTCGCGTCTGTAATCGCGATAATCGCCGCGGTCGCCATAATAGCCGTGACGATGATGCCGGTCGCGCGCATCGGCTTCGACCGGCATCGCGGCAAACGCGCTGGCCCCGATCAGCGCCGTCAGCGCCAGTTTCTTGAGCAGGAACATCTGTCTTCTCCGTCCTTGCCCCCCATGAGCAGATTAGGAAGCGAAACATGGCGCCCGGCTGAACTGCGAAGCCTCTCCCCTCGGCATCGCCCTCGGTTCGGCGATCTTTCGGGGCGCCCTGCCGCGCCCGATTGACCATACGCCGCAATCGGCGCAGCATCGCCATATGACCTTGACCATCACCCCCAGCGGCCAGTCCTGCGGCGCGCGCGTCACCGGTGCCGACCTGACGCAGCCGCTCGATGCCGGAACCATCGCCGCGATCCGCGCCGCATGGCTCGACCATCATGTGCTGTCCTTCCCGGACCAGAAGATGAGCGAGGATGATCTCGAACGTTTCACCGGCTATTTCGGCGGCTTCGGCGACGATCCCTTCATTCGCCCCATCCCGGGCCGCGAGCATATCATCGCGGTCAAGCGCAAGGCCGACGAGACCGCGCCGCTCTTTGCCGAAAACTGGCATAGCGACTGGAGCTTTCAGGCGCGCCCGCCCGCTGGCACCTGCCTCTTCGGCATCACCATCCCGCCGGTCGGCGGCAACACCGAATTTTCGAACCAGCACGACGCGCTCGACGCGATGCCGGCGGAGCTACGGGCCCGCGTCGACGGCTTGCAAGCGATCCACAGCGCGCGCGCCGGATATGCTCCCACCGGCATGTATGGCGCAAACGATCGCGGCCGCAGCATGGATATCAGATCGGACGACGAAGCGCTCGACACGCAGCTTCATCCGTTCGTTCGCGTGCATCCCGAGACGGGCCGGAGGGGCCTGTTCGGATGCGCCGGCTATATCATCGGCTTCGACGGCGTCGACGACAGCGAAGCCCTGCCCCTGCTCTACGAGCTGATCCAGTGGCAGGGCCGCGAAGAGTTTCGTTACGCCCACATATGGGAGCCCGACATGCTGATCATGTGGGACAATCGATCGGTCCTGCATCGCGCGACGGGCGGCTATGACGGCTATGACCGCCTGCTTCACCGCACGACCATCGCCGCATGGGACGGCGCCTAGGCTTTTGCTTCCTTCGACAAGGTGCTGACGACGCCCCACGCAATCAGCGCTTGCCCGGCAAAATAGAGCGGCCATACGAGCCACAGCCTGACGTCCCTGGATATCACCCCACCCTCGCCCGCAAAGATGAAGAGATCGCTTGCGAGGAAGATCATTGCGCCAATACCCGTGCGATAGCGCGGGAAGCGGCTGGTCCAGGCCGCCGCGGCCATCGCGGCGACGAACAGCGAATAGACGGCGGCATGCCACCAGCCCGGCGCGGGGCTCAGCATGCCCCACACGATCACAAGCGTCGCCGGCATCGCCAGCCAGCCGAGCAGGCGCTGCGATGGCGTCATCTGCGCGCGCCGGTTCGCCAGATAGAGGATGATCGCGATGACATGCCCCACCACAAACGCGACCGCGCCCGTCTCGAGCCCCTTCGCATCGAGCAGATAATCGCCGAGCGCCCCAAAGCCGAGCGCCGCCGCGATCAACCAACCATTCTTCCCGCGCGCATTCGCCGCGGCCCAAACCGCCAGCAGGCCGACGCCGCTCGTCTTCCATGCCCATATGGCCGGACCATCGAGCCGCAAATACACGGCGGCGAAAAAACTGATCCCGCCGGCCAGCGCCAGCCACCACAGCCACCGCGCCCGATCCCAACCCTGTTCGCCGCTCATCGACCGCCCCCTTTGCATCTTGCTTTCAATGGGCCTAGTGCGCGGCTCCACAAGTGCAAGTCAACGGATAGCGTAAATGAGCCACGACATTCACATCATCGGCGGCGGCCTCGCGGGCTCCGAAGCGGCCTGGCAGCTCGCCGAGGCAGGCTATCGCGTGCGCCTGTCCGAAATGCGCGGCGGCGGCGACATGACCCCGGCGCATCAGGGCGACACGCTCGCCGAGATGGTGTGCTCGAACAGCTTTCGCAGCGACGACGGCGACAGCAACGCCGTCGGCCTGCTCCACCGCGAGATGCGTTCGCTCGGCTCGATCATCATGCGCGAAGCCGACGCGACGAAAGTCCCCGCCGGTTCGGCGCTTGCGGTCGACCGCGACCTCTTTTCGGGCGGTGTAACGTCGGCCCTCTCCGAGCATCCGAACATCACCATCGTCCGCGAACGCGTCGACACGCTGCCGTCGGAAGGTCTCGCCATCGTCGCGACCGGCCCGCTCACCGCTGCCTCGCTTGCCGAAAGCATCGGCGCCGCGACCGGCAAGGATGCCCTCGCCTTTTTCGACGCGATCGCCCCCATCGTCTATCGCGACAGCGTCGACATGGACGTGGCCTGGATGGCGAGCCGCTGGGACAAGGTCGGGCCGATCGGCGACGGGAAGGATTATATCAACTGCCCGATGGACAAGGAGCAATATTACGCCTTCGTCCAGGGACTGATCGACGGCGACAAGACCGACTTCAAGGACTGGGAAAAGGACACGCCTTACTTCGAGGGCTGCATGCCGATCGAGGTGATGGCCGAACGCGGCATCGAAACCTTGCGCTTCGGCCCGATGAAAGGCGTCGGCCTCGACAATCCGCGCACCGGCCGCTGGCCCTATGCGGTCGTCCAGCTCCGTCAGGACAATGCGCTCGGCACGCTGTGGAACATGGTCGGTTTCCAGACCAAGCTGAAGCATGCGGCGCAGGTCGAACTCTTCCGCACCATCCCCGGGCTCGAAAAGGCCGAGTTCGCGCGCCTCGGCGGCCTCCACCGCAACAGCTTCATACGCTCGCCCGAACTGCTCGACGGCCAGCTTCGCCTGAAATCGGCGCCGCATATCCGCTTCGCGGGCCAGATCACCGGTTGCGAGGGCTATGTCGAAAGCGCCGCGATCGGCCTCGTCGCCGCGCGCTTCGCAATCGCCGAGCTTGGCGGCCGCACCCTGCCCCCGCCGCCGCCCGAAACCGCACTCGGCGCGCTGCTCGGCCACATCACCGGCGGCGCCGACGCCTCATCCTATCAGCCGATGAACGTCAATTTCGGCCTCTTCCCGCCGCTTGCCGACGATGTGCGCAAGAAGGACCGCAAGCTCGGCTACACACAGCGCGCCGGAACTGCGCTTGCCGAATGGATGAAGCAGGCCGACGGCGTCCCCGCCTAGCAGCTACACTTGGGCTTCGCTGCCGCCTTCGGCGCCGTCGTCGCAAACTCGGCGCGGGTCAGGTCACCTGACTTGTCCGCATCGGCTCCGGCAAAACGCTGCCCCGTCGCTGCGGCCCATTCCTCGAAGGTCAGCAGATTATTGCCGTCCTTGTCGAGCTTGCGGAACGCCGCAGTCCGCGATGACATCAGCTCGACGCGGCTGATCCGGTCGTTACGATCACGATCAAAGCGGTTGAAGCGCCGTTCCTCGCGCGAGGCTTCCTTGGCGGCGGGCAGCGCCGGCGGTGCCGGGCCGCGCTTCGGCGCATTCGCCGCCGCGACCGGGATCGCGGGCAAGGTGGGCGGCGGATCGGGCAACACCTCTTCTTCGGCGATCTGCGTATAGCCCTTCCACATGAAGAGGCCGCCGGTGAGCAGCAGCGCGCTCGCCACGCCGCCGATCAGGAACCGCGAAACCGCCATAGCTCTCTCCCGCAATTTCGGATGAGCTATCATGCCGCGCGCCACGACGCCAACAGACGCCACCATTTTGGCGTCGAATTTCAATCGACAAACTTGTTCAAAATTTCTTGGGTCATAGCTATATTCGATCAATGCATAATTACCTCCCCTCGCTCAAACAGATGCAATATCTCGTCGCGCTGCACGAGCACGGCCATTTTGGCCGCGCCGCCGACGCATGCAATGTCACCCAGTCGACGCTGTCGGCGGGTATCCGCGAGCTTGAGACCTTGCTCGGCCAGACGCTTGTCGAACGCACGCGCCGCGTCGTCCGCTTCACCGCGCTCGGCAACGCAATCGTCGAAAAGGCGCACCGCGTGCTGCGCGAAGCCGAGGAACTTGCCGACATGGCAGCGGCGGCCGCCGCGCCGCTCGTCGGCGAACTGCGCATGAGCGTCATCCCCACAATCGCGCCTTTCCTGCTACCGGGTCTGCTGCCGCGCCTGCGCAAGGAACGCCCGTCGCTCAAACTGTTCCTTCGCGAAGAGCCGAGCGCGCAGGCGTGCGAATCGCTGCACCACGGCACGGTCGATTGCGTCCTGCTCGCGCTCCCTTACGCCTGCGGCGATGTCGAGAGCGAAGCCTTGTTCGACGACGCCCTGTTCGTCGCATTCCCCGGCGACCAGAGCGAAGACCTTCCCGCCATGGTCAGCGCCGACCAGATCGACCCGTCACAAATGCTGATGCTCGAAGACGGCCACTGCCTGAAGGATCATGTGCTCGCCGCGTGCAATCGCCCCGAACTCCGCGCCGGCGCGCGGATGATGGGAACGTCGCTGCACACGCTGGTCCAGATGGTCGACAACGGCCTCGGCATCACGATGCTCCCCCAGATGGCGATCGAGGCAGGCATCCTAGACCACACCGACATCGACACCCGCCCGCTCGATTCGGACCATGACTGGCGCACGATCGCGCTCGTCTGGCGCAAGGGCAGCCCGCGCGCCGACGAATTTCGCATGCTCGCCGATATCTTTCGCAAGCATCAGGTGAATTAGGCGCTCCAGCGTTCGGCGCGCGTGTCGTCATCCGCGCGCTGTTCGACCCACGCCACCCGCCCGTCGCCGAACGTCTCGCGCTTCCACAGCATCACGTCGGTTTTCAGCCGGTCGATCAGAAACTCACACGCTGCCAATGCCTCGGCGCGATGCGGGCTGCTCGCCAGGACGAGCACGATCGTCTCGCCCGGTGCCATCGCCCCGACGCGATGAACCAGCGTCAGCGCCGACAGCCGCCAGCGGTCGGCCGCGGCATGGGCGAGGTCGGCGAGGCCCGCTTCGGTCATCGCGGGATGATGCTCGAGGAACAGCTCGGTCAGACCGTCGTCGCCGCGCACGCGCCCGATAAAGCTCGCGCTCGCGCCATGGCCTCCGGCATCGTGCAGGTCGAATTCGGCGGTGACATCGATGACCGCCGGATGCGCCAGCACCCGGATCATCCGCCGGTCACCGGCGGAAACAGTGCGACCTCGCGCGCGCCGCCGAGTGGCGCATCGGGGCCCATCATCACCCCGTCGACCGCGGCGCGAATCCGCTGCGGCTCGGCAAAAGCCAGCGCGCCGCGCTCGTCGCGCGCGGCCAGCCATGCGACCAACGCGCCGACGTCGGCGACGCCGGTCGGAATTTCGACCATCTCGTCGGCCATTCCCATCCGTTCGCGGACCCAGGCAAAATAGGCGATCTGCAGCGCCATCGCGCTAATCCATATGCTTCAGGCCAACGCGCAGATAATCCCAGCCGGTGATCAGCGTCAGCACAGCCGCGCCCCACAATGAGATAAGCCCGACGGTCTTGATCCACACCATCGCCGGCAATGCGCCCGCCAGGATCAGCGCGCCGAACGCGATGAGCTGGAACGTCGTCTTCCATTTGGCGAGCTGGGTCACCGGCATCGACACCTGCAACGTCGCGAGGAATTCGCGAAGGCCCGATACGATGATCTCGCGGAGCAGGATCATCAGCGCGGCGATGACATGATAGCCCGAAATGTCGCGCGTAAAGACAAGCAACAAGATGACCGCCGCGATCATGATCTTGTCGGCGATCGGATCCAGAAAGGCCCCCAGCCGCGACACGATCCCGCGCGAGCGTGCAACATAGCCGTCAAAATAATCTGTAATGCCCATCAGGCAATAAAGGACGAAAGCCAGAGCATAGTCGATCGGCTTGGGCTGATGCGACCCTTCGACCACCCCCGGCCACAACAGGAAAAGCAGGATGGGCACCGCCAGGATGCGCGACAATGTCAGGATGTTCGGAAGGCTCAGCATGATCCCTGTCGATATGTCCGTTCGAAAATGGGCCCCAAAATCGGCTTTGACCCCGCCAGCCCTAACCGATAAGCCGCCCGTGCGACAACAATATTGCCTCCGGAAAGCTCGGACGGCATCGGCGTTGTCGGGATGTCGGATGATAAAAGTGGATTTTCAATGACCGGTTCTTTTGCGCTGATGAAGCAACGCCGGTTCCTGCCCCTTTTCGCGACGCAGTTCCTCAACGCCTTCAACGACAATTTCTACAAGATGGCGATGGTGATTCTCGTCACCTTCACCATCTACAAGGACCCGGCGACCGAAGCGTGGTTCAACGCCCTCGCCGGCGGCCTCTTCATCCTGCCCTTCTTCCTCTTTTCGGCGCTCGCGGGACAACTCGCCGACAGTACCGACAAGACGCGGATGATCCGCCTGATCAAGACGGCCGAGATTTTCATCATGATCGTCGGCGCGATCGGTATCTGGTTCCATCTGGTTCCGGTCATGCTCCTCGCGCTGTTCGCGATGGGAATGCACTCGACCTTTTTTGGCCCGATCAAATATGCAATTCTGCCCCAGCATCTCGAGGAGGACGAGGTTCTCGCCGGCACCGGCTGGGTCGAGGCCGGCACCTATATCGCCATCCTCGGCGGTACGATCGTCGGCGGGCTGACCCCGCCGCATTTTGCCATCCCCGGGATCATCGTCGTCGCCGTAATTGGCCGCCTGACCGCCAATTACGTCCCCGCCGCACCGCCCGAAAAGGATGCCGAGGGGCTGGTCGTCGACCACAATGTGTTGCGCTCGTCCTGGCAGCTCGTCAACGGCACCATGCATATCCCGCGGCTATTCCTCGCGATCATTTCGATCAGCTTTTTCTGGGCGATCGGCGCGATCCTCGCAGCGCAATTCCCGCCACTGGTCAAAAATGCGCTTGGCGCCGACAAGACCGTCGCGACGCTCTTTACCGCCATCTTCTCGGTCGGGGTCGCGATCGGCTCGATCGTGGTCAACCGCTTGCTGAAGGGGCATGTCTCCGCACGCTATTCCCCTGGTTCGGTGATCGTGATGGGCCTGTTCGTGCTCGATCTCTGGTGGAATGTGAAGGGCTGGGAACATATCGACGGCAGCCTGATGGACTGGCGCGAGTTCCTCTCGCTGACCGCGGGCGACCGCATCATCTTTGACCTGCTCGGCATCGCGATCGCCGGGGGCATGTTCGTCGTGCCGCTCTACGCCTTCCTGACGACGACCGTGCCCAAGTCACAGACCGCGCGCACCGTCGCCGCAAACAATATCGTCAATTCGGGCTTCATGGTCGCCGCGACACTGCTTCTCAGCGTACTGATCGGCATGGGCCTGACCATCGACGATACGCTGCTGATGGTCGCGGCCATGTGCCTCTTGTCGTCCCTGCTGGCGTGGCGCCTGCACAAGGCATGCGATTAGGATTTCCGTCAGATCAGGAACATCATCGCGGCAGTAAAGAAGATCGCGAAGCTCTGAAGAAACAGCCGGAAGTCATTGTTCGAAAAAATCGTCGCCGGCTCGCGGTGCGCGGCAAGCGCAGTCCGCAGCTCATTCTGCCAGTCCGCCGGCGCGCTGAGCCGCGCGATGACGAGCTGCCGTGCGCCATGCTCGCGGATACGGCCGCGAATATCGACATGATTGTCCGAGTCCATGAACTCGAAGCTAGGACGACGTTAACGAGTCGGTAAGGTTAAAAGAGTGTTAACGCGCGGATGTCCCGGCATGATACGCTTTGCGGTATCGCCGTTAACGCACGGGCATCGGGCGGACACGAATCTGGCGTGCATCCTTTGCGCCCGACTGGAACGCCTTGCAGCGCGCGGGCTTCATCCGCGGGCCGAGGCAAAAGCGTATTTCATCGAGCCAGCCTTGTTTGTCGGCCGAGACGGCAATCATCTGAGCGCTCACTCCGGGATTGACCGCAGCAAAGGCACGGCGGACGCTCGCCGCAGTCTGGGGCTTCGCCGCGAGCGCTTTCATATCGGGAAAGCGCACCGCGCGGAAAAGCAGTTCGGCCGATCGGAAATAGGCCGCAGGGTGCGGACTCATGCACGTCCCGTGCTTCGCCCACTCGTGCTGGAGAAGCTGCGCGGAGGGCGTCATGCACATGTGACGCTTCAAAACGGGCTGCGGCACGATCTTCGCCGGGCGGCACCATTGCGGATAGGCCGGATTGTCGGTTTCGGGCCACAGCCCGTGCAGCACCCACCCGAAACGCCCGTTCGCGCCCGAACATTGGAAACGGTCACGCGCATCCGTGGGGTTGCGCACGTCGGCGCAATGCTGCGGCGACCAGCTCATCGCCAACAGATAGCCGGTGATTGCCGGATCGCGGACGGGCTCGCCGCGTTTCGGCTGTTCGAGGCGGGGCACCGGGATGCGGTCGGGCAACGAACAGGCGAGCGATTGCGCCTGCGCCGCGACCGGCAGCAACGACAGCGCGGCGGCGCTAAGCCAGCGCAAAATCGAGCCCGATGTCCGCGGCAGGCGCCGACTGCGTCAGCCGTCCGACCGACACATAGGTCACGCCCGTCGCCCCGATATCGCGGATGGTATCGAGCCGGACGCCGCCCGACGCTTCGGTCGGCACTTTGCCGCCGACCAGCGCAACGCACTCGCGCAATTCGG
This DNA window, taken from Sphingopyxis sp. YR583, encodes the following:
- a CDS encoding TauD/TfdA dioxygenase family protein, which encodes MTLTITPSGQSCGARVTGADLTQPLDAGTIAAIRAAWLDHHVLSFPDQKMSEDDLERFTGYFGGFGDDPFIRPIPGREHIIAVKRKADETAPLFAENWHSDWSFQARPPAGTCLFGITIPPVGGNTEFSNQHDALDAMPAELRARVDGLQAIHSARAGYAPTGMYGANDRGRSMDIRSDDEALDTQLHPFVRVHPETGRRGLFGCAGYIIGFDGVDDSEALPLLYELIQWQGREEFRYAHIWEPDMLIMWDNRSVLHRATGGYDGYDRLLHRTTIAAWDGA
- a CDS encoding glycine zipper 2TM domain-containing protein; protein product: MFLLKKLALTALIGASAFAAMPVEADARDRHHRHGYYGDRGDYRDYRRDYRRDYRRDYRRDYRRNHYRGDRRHYCRRGSGTTGLIVGGAAGALLGREVDRYGDRLPGTIIGGAAGALIGREVDRGGRRC
- a CDS encoding hydrogen peroxide-inducible genes activator, coding for MHNYLPSLKQMQYLVALHEHGHFGRAADACNVTQSTLSAGIRELETLLGQTLVERTRRVVRFTALGNAIVEKAHRVLREAEELADMAAAAAAPLVGELRMSVIPTIAPFLLPGLLPRLRKERPSLKLFLREEPSAQACESLHHGTVDCVLLALPYACGDVESEALFDDALFVAFPGDQSEDLPAMVSADQIDPSQMLMLEDGHCLKDHVLAACNRPELRAGARMMGTSLHTLVQMVDNGLGITMLPQMAIEAGILDHTDIDTRPLDSDHDWRTIALVWRKGSPRADEFRMLADIFRKHQVN
- a CDS encoding lysoplasmalogenase family protein, with the protein product MSGEQGWDRARWLWWLALAGGISFFAAVYLRLDGPAIWAWKTSGVGLLAVWAAANARGKNGWLIAAALGFGALGDYLLDAKGLETGAVAFVVGHVIAIILYLANRRAQMTPSQRLLGWLAMPATLVIVWGMLSPAPGWWHAAVYSLFVAAMAAAAWTSRFPRYRTGIGAMIFLASDLFIFAGEGGVISRDVRLWLVWPLYFAGQALIAWGVVSTLSKEAKA
- the pgsA gene encoding CDP-diacylglycerol--glycerol-3-phosphate 3-phosphatidyltransferase — translated: MLSLPNILTLSRILAVPILLFLLWPGVVEGSHQPKPIDYALAFVLYCLMGITDYFDGYVARSRGIVSRLGAFLDPIADKIMIAAVILLLVFTRDISGYHVIAALMILLREIIVSGLREFLATLQVSMPVTQLAKWKTTFQLIAFGALILAGALPAMVWIKTVGLISLWGAAVLTLITGWDYLRVGLKHMD
- a CDS encoding EF-hand domain-containing protein, with product MAVSRFLIGGVASALLLTGGLFMWKGYTQIAEEEVLPDPPPTLPAIPVAAANAPKRGPAPPALPAAKEASREERRFNRFDRDRNDRISRVELMSSRTAAFRKLDKDGNNLLTFEEWAAATGQRFAGADADKSGDLTRAEFATTAPKAAAKPKCSC
- the moaD gene encoding molybdopterin converting factor subunit 1, producing the protein MALQIAYFAWVRERMGMADEMVEIPTGVADVGALVAWLAARDERGALAFAEPQRIRAAVDGVMMGPDAPLGGAREVALFPPVTGG
- a CDS encoding MFS transporter encodes the protein MTGSFALMKQRRFLPLFATQFLNAFNDNFYKMAMVILVTFTIYKDPATEAWFNALAGGLFILPFFLFSALAGQLADSTDKTRMIRLIKTAEIFIMIVGAIGIWFHLVPVMLLALFAMGMHSTFFGPIKYAILPQHLEEDEVLAGTGWVEAGTYIAILGGTIVGGLTPPHFAIPGIIVVAVIGRLTANYVPAAPPEKDAEGLVVDHNVLRSSWQLVNGTMHIPRLFLAIISISFFWAIGAILAAQFPPLVKNALGADKTVATLFTAIFSVGVAIGSIVVNRLLKGHVSARYSPGSVIVMGLFVLDLWWNVKGWEHIDGSLMDWREFLSLTAGDRIIFDLLGIAIAGGMFVVPLYAFLTTTVPKSQTARTVAANNIVNSGFMVAATLLLSVLIGMGLTIDDTLLMVAAMCLLSSLLAWRLHKACD
- a CDS encoding ribonuclease T2 family protein; its protein translation is MRWLSAAALSLLPVAAQAQSLACSLPDRIPVPRLEQPKRGEPVRDPAITGYLLAMSWSPQHCADVRNPTDARDRFQCSGANGRFGWVLHGLWPETDNPAYPQWCRPAKIVPQPVLKRHMCMTPSAQLLQHEWAKHGTCMSPHPAAYFRSAELLFRAVRFPDMKALAAKPQTAASVRRAFAAVNPGVSAQMIAVSADKQGWLDEIRFCLGPRMKPARCKAFQSGAKDARQIRVRPMPVR
- a CDS encoding molybdenum cofactor biosynthesis protein MoaE; the encoded protein is MIRVLAHPAVIDVTAEFDLHDAGGHGASASFIGRVRGDDGLTELFLEHHPAMTEAGLADLAHAAADRWRLSALTLVHRVGAMAPGETIVLVLASSPHRAEALAACEFLIDRLKTDVMLWKRETFGDGRVAWVEQRADDDTRAERWSA
- a CDS encoding MBL fold metallo-hydrolase, whose translation is MTRNRYYQGPSSDHFDGTRFLNPAGEPETDRSFGDLLRWRRSAPDNRWPSSVDVVPVIPDARVDGLRVTMVGHATLLIQAGGLNILTDPVWSDRASPLSFAGPRRVTMPGVRLDDLPQIDVILLSHNHYDHLDLASLRTLHARHNPLVVTPLGNDAIIHGSISTARVETGDWGDAIEIAPGAKAHIVPALHWSSRGPRDRRMALWGGFVVEVDGRLIYFAGDTGYGTGNIFRAIGQRFGAIDLAILPIGAYDPRWFMAAQHCDPGEAVRIFEDVGARAAVGMHWGTFKLTDEARDDPANRLTAALAARGMDPARFVAMRPADVADFGG
- the trmFO gene encoding methylenetetrahydrofolate--tRNA-(uracil(54)-C(5))-methyltransferase (FADH(2)-oxidizing) TrmFO, producing MSHDIHIIGGGLAGSEAAWQLAEAGYRVRLSEMRGGGDMTPAHQGDTLAEMVCSNSFRSDDGDSNAVGLLHREMRSLGSIIMREADATKVPAGSALAVDRDLFSGGVTSALSEHPNITIVRERVDTLPSEGLAIVATGPLTAASLAESIGAATGKDALAFFDAIAPIVYRDSVDMDVAWMASRWDKVGPIGDGKDYINCPMDKEQYYAFVQGLIDGDKTDFKDWEKDTPYFEGCMPIEVMAERGIETLRFGPMKGVGLDNPRTGRWPYAVVQLRQDNALGTLWNMVGFQTKLKHAAQVELFRTIPGLEKAEFARLGGLHRNSFIRSPELLDGQLRLKSAPHIRFAGQITGCEGYVESAAIGLVAARFAIAELGGRTLPPPPPETALGALLGHITGGADASSYQPMNVNFGLFPPLADDVRKKDRKLGYTQRAGTALAEWMKQADGVPA
- a CDS encoding peroxiredoxin, translating into MKMLTKFALAVGLGLPLSVLSVQGIAALNQGTKAPDFTLTAAQAGKEFSLSLKQTLRNGPVVLYFFPAAFTPGCTMEAHLFAEANGQFNQLGARVVGVTAGNIHRVAEFSRSECRDKFAVAADPGAKVAAQYDATMQGSDGKPLSNRTSYVVAPNGTILLSYTDSKPQAHIEKTLAAVRAWKARR